In one Colletotrichum destructivum chromosome 2, complete sequence genomic region, the following are encoded:
- a CDS encoding Putative SKP1/BTB/POZ domain superfamily protein: MRVAPSTMCSTASKSLFGGPTFSFDSLPYRPIDQTVIGGSKMSSSCTVVVTEQVTERITELISSPTIYLDDSGDLRLCVGGDVDECPQDFVVCSRALGRNSPVLKAMLFGGFAESRPAADDGGEWRVDLPEDSTAAMEIVLNIVHGHFNLVPEKLPLMRLYDVLTITEKYDMTVIVRPWARSWMQAVRHQTDNAHLLCVAWELGDAEVFETMFKKMTYESMIDLQGRLVFGHSARVWKPGPEGYNFPVDRIQYLRPPEVFGEFVLHVVSTSFKTDVACMLRRCSPAETIAKHRQALISAHLDHFVILYRCLKEGCRYMKGYYHSSSDAEECNSMLLGSLVRCLGKGKVDITMPNPCESYRGNIESLEKATSAVKLLTIHRPSPANQCLKRIEEELAKGAVTAAETKGEMVVVRPELRGYLDKQSQKTGVAIPA; encoded by the coding sequence ATGAGAGTAGCGCCATCCACGATGTGTTCAACCGCCTCCAAGAGCCTTTTTGGCGGCCCGACCTTCTCCTTTGACTCGTTACCTTACCGGCCCATTGACCAGACTGTCATCGGTGGAAGCAAGATGTCTTCCAGCTGTACGGTGGTTGTGACGGAGCAGGTGACAGAGCGCATCACGGAGCTCATCTCTTCGCCAACCATCTACCtcgacgacagcggcgaTCTGAGACTCTGCGTCGGtggcgacgtcgatgagTGCCCGCAAGACTTTGTAGTCTGCTCAAGGGCCCTCGGACGGAATTCGCCGGTGCTGAAGGCGATGCTGTTCGGCGGGTTCGCCGAGTCCCGCCCggcggccgacgatggcggcgagtgGAGAGTGGACCTGCCCGAGGACTCGACCGCGGCGATGGAGATCGTGCTGAACATCGTCCATGGCCACTTCAACCTCGTCCCGGAGAAGCTGCCGCTGATGCGCCTCTACGACGTTCTCACCATCACGGAGAAGTACGACATGACGGTCATCGTCCGGCCCTGGGCTCGCTCGTGGATGCAGGCAGTCCGGCACCAAACCGACAACGCCCATCTGCTCTGCGTCGCGTGGGAGctgggcgacgccgaggtcttCGAGACCATGTTCAAGAAGATGACGTACGAGTCCATGATCGACTTGCAGGGGCGGTTGGTGTTTGGGCACTCGGCACGAGTCTGGAAGCCCGGGCCGGAAGGATACAACTTCCCCGTTGACAGAATCCAGTATCTGCGACCGCCAGAGGTATTTGGTGAGTTTGTTCTACACGTAGTTTCGACCAGTTTCAAGACGGACGTTGCATGTATGCTGAGACGGTGCTCCCCCGCAGAAACCATCGCCAAGCACCGCCAGGCCCTCATCTCTGCCCACTTGGACCACTTTGTCATCCTGTACAGATGTCTCAAGGAGGGATGCCGATACATGAAGGGATACTACCACAGCTCCTCGGACGCAGAGGAGTGCAACAGCATGCTCCTCGGGTCGCTGGTGCGGTGCCTCGGGAAGGGCAAGGTCGACATCACCATGCCCAACCCGTGCGAGTCATATCGGGGAAACATCGAGTCCCTGGAGAAGGCAACGAGCGCCGTCAAGCTGCTGACGATCCATCGGCCCTCCCCCGCAAATCAGTGCCTAAAACGGATAGAAGAGGAGTTGGCCAAGGGcgcggtgacggcggcggagacgaaAGGGGAGATGGTCGTCGTCCGGCCGGAGCTTCGGGGATACCTCGACAAGCAATCCCAAAAGACGGGCGTCGCGATTCCTGCATAA
- a CDS encoding Putative AAA+ ATPase domain, ATPase, AAA-type, core: protein MGLGDVFDKEALSEKAWQLRCKLLPRPEDVGRPIKDIEGGLSDEDAKKQPPKNPTFGVDATVKTLYEGKNSCNGIYDWVDFPPKQMSKKAAENQDRPAIKVYKIKDMEKPVIGGRFSLTYHQICIQNPTLVAALEPILKRENFHIDPSDAATFDAPFRPLFFCYDDILELYRTTDDAAPLKGYLQLLVRTLDDMLGETREKKRRLQASGLISFKMAWTYLPRGSIVYSSACNTEMLCKVEDTAYERFEGVVVLGINCKILAFNGEAFVWTDHKLRIPRFAGNKPIRELDHYPLQFHENRRDILQRTLDRGRRVLDLQGLTYCTYNGIAVGKKGKYNVEGRILVDVVGFNKYERTQGKREQDDANTRRNRVSQSQTHHHQQDENEEGTEESKPENTGADVSKHLGVHEQRKNKEEMLARDGDLMFMSPMIEGFALKNKVWLAFYVEDIEPIVWNDKAYDHLVYDEQQKDLVLSFVENHGLANRNNAVEDVIVGKGQGLIILLSGPPGTGKTLTAEAVADRTHRPLFYLQAEDLGIDPSTLGDKVKRVFGMATEWNAVVLLDEADVFMAERNPNDVARNELVSIFLRELEYFRGIIFLTTNLYNTIDTAFRSRVSLHLLFKSLSRDARELIWRKFLGRLRRRIGSDGGDDAADGDVGLLLSDEDVGELGQWQLNGREIKTAVKMVAKWCDHKGYEMSLARLENGIRVTSPHASKEKHTEDDDDLYN from the exons ATGGGCTTGGGTGACGTGTTCGACAAGGAGGCCCTCTCGGAAAAGGCCTGGCAGCTGCGTTGCAAGCTGCTGCCGCGCCCGGAGGACGTCGGCCGGCCCATCAAGGATATCGAGGGCGGcctctcggacgaggacgccaagAAACAGCCGCCCAAGAACCCAACCTTTGGCGTCGATGCCACCGTCAAGACGCTCTACGAGGGCAAGAACAGCTGCAACGGCATCTATGACTGGGTCGACTTCCCGCCCAAGCAGATGagcaagaaggccgccgagaaccagGACCGCCCCGCCATCAAGGTCTACAAGATCAAGGACATGGAGAAgcccgtcatcggcggccgcTTCTCGCTAACCTACCACCAGATCTGCATCCAGAACCCAACCCTGGTCGCCGCGCTGGAGCCCATCCTCAAGAGGGAGAACTTCCACATCGACCCCAGCGACGCGGCCACCTTTGACGCCCCCTTCCGCCCGCTGTTCTTCTGCtacgacgacatcctcgagCTGTACAGGAcgaccgacgacgccgccccgCTCAAGGGCTATCTGCAGCTCCTCGTGCGCACCCTGGACGACATGCTGGGCGAGAcgcgcgagaagaagcgcaggCTGCAGGCCAGCGGGCTCATCAGCTTCAAGATGGCCTGGACCTACCTGCCGAGGGGCTCCATCGTCTACAGCAGCGCCTGCAACACGGAGATGCTGTGCAAGGTCGAGGACACGGCGTACGAGCGGTtcgaaggcgtcgtcgtgctcggcATCAACTGCAAGATCCTCGCCTTCAACGGCGAGGCCTTTGTCTGGACGGACCACAAGCTGCGGATCCCGCGGTTCGCCGGGAACAAGCCCATCCGCGAGCTGGACCACTACCCGCTGCAGTTCCACGAGAACAGGAGGGATATCCTGCAGCGGACACTCGACAGGGGCAGGAGAGTCTTGGACCTCCAGGGCTTGACGTACTGTACCTACAACGGCATCGCGgtggggaagaagggaaagTATAACGTCGAGGGTCGaatcctcgtcgacgttgtcggGTTCAACAAGTACGAGCGGACCCAGGGGAAGCGGGAACAGGACGACGCCAATACGCGGCGGAACCGCGTCAGCCAGAGCCAaactcatcatcatcagcaggACGAGAACGAAGAAGGAACTGAAGAGTCGAAACCCGAGAATACGGGGGCCGACGTCAGCAAACATCTCGGCGTCCATGAGCAGCGTAAGAACAAGGAGGAGATGCTTGCCCGGGATGGCGATTTGATGTTCATGTCGCCCATGATCGAGGGGTTCGCGTTGAAGAACAAGGTCTGGT TGGCCTTTTACGTGGAAGACATTGAGCCTATAGTCTGGAACGACAAGGCGTACGACCACCTGGTCTATGACGAGCAGCAGAAGGACCTCGTCCTGTCCTTTGTCGAGAACCACGGCCTCGCCAACAGGAACAACGCCGTGGAGGACGTCATCGTGGGCAAGGGCCAgggcctcatcatcctcctcagcGGCCCGCCCGGCACGGGCAAGACGctcacggccgaggccgtcgccgacaggACGCACCGGCCGCTCTTCTACctgcaggccgaggacctcggcatcgacccgTCGACGCTGGGCGACAAGGTCAAGCGCGTGTTCGGCATGGCGACGGAGTGGAACGCCGTCgtgctgctcgacgaggccgacgtctTCATGGCGGAGCGGAACCCCAACGACGTGGCGCGCAACGAGCTCGTGTCCATCTTCCTGCGCGAGCTCGAGTACTTCCGCGGCATTATCTTCCTGACGACGAACCTGTACAACACCATCGACACGGCCTTCCGCAGCCGCGTGAGCCTGCACCTGCTCTTCAAATCGCTGAGCCGGGACGCGCGCGAGCTCATCTGGCGCAAGTTCCTGGGCCGCCTGCGGCGAAGGATCGGGTCTgacggcggtgacgacgccgcggacggcgacgttggACTGCTgctctcggacgaggacgtcgggGAGCTGGGCCAGTGGCAGCTCAACGGCCGCGAGATCAAGACGGCGGTCAAGATGGTGGCCAAGTGGTGCGACCACAAGGGCTACGAGATGAGCCTGGCGAGGCTGGAGAACGGCATCCGGGTGACGAGCCCGCACGCGAGCAAGGAGAAGCACAcggaggacgatgacgacctgTACAACTGA
- a CDS encoding uncharacterized protein (Putative zn(2)Cys(6) fungal-type DNA-binding domain, transcription factor domain, fungi) → MDATNRDTLQPTSPPATAAAAVRRFRSASRAEAARTSNACRICRDKKVKCSGQRPCKYCAKRGLECVFSAAEKRKLYSVSQIRELEGKVAYYERRRRGTSSAPDAAASSPVLPPISPTWQTPLVELNPDVDAVHNDMDISQDGSGLVLDGTVATPSTGPGLDQPRTARSQSTFSPMLERVRTGAATVNTSTTSPVRSGRAIAPESALSSSETFSSEIKTLLVSRSNPGSAASPFAGAATPVPHIDRRGLEALAVGPWPAEEDAHAMLDVVILNVGISQQLFDVRVFSDNLSTLYHDSSAAVAAADVRLPEIWVVEALLVFAVGRLLQGKDDETGDLPGTAYFREAVKRTPLLSELRRHGVMGVEVMALTALYLQITDRKDDAYLHSNTALRLAISHGMHRASSGQSLRRPENVHKNRLWWSVYMQERRLCAAGGYPMSIEDYAISTKPPYEVLGFPSATALGVNVKAARITGNITTTIYSQKDDPEATFINNVQGILHSLYEVEKTMPAEYSMEIKPSGLTVAGRPFMEAPTTTSRTSSSLYASVYSAVIHTVRPILLYMARNSRDPEREGSQSEVSPALVRLAEICVEAASKSLVILQELRKKEILAKNAFLDLDAAFSVGFVFVLVEAVSPGKGLGFKGVEGSRAILRYLVGLGNRAAASRLADLDQMCAHLSLSVRQPTGHTPQEEASSSSFMDLLTQPFSFSSGYGNVEAGAGGVSRSVVAGGISNRESDANGGAAGGGGYEDASQHDFGLSGADLASIPLDGENSLYWVYHTPGFSFTGVEQTDWEALENQIPWGSQQ, encoded by the exons aTGGACGCCACAAACAGAGACACCCTTCAACCGACGAGCCCGCCCGCCaccgcagccgccgccgtcagaCGCTTCCGCTCGGCTTCTCgagccgaggccgcccgTACCTCCAACGCGTGCCGGATCTGCCGGGACAAGAAGGTCAAGTGCTCCGGCCAGCGGCCCTGCAAGTACTGCGCCAAGCGGGGGCTCGAGTGTGTCTTTTCCGCCGCTGAGAAGAGGAAGCTCTACTCCGTCTC GCAGATCCGCGAACTCGAGGGCAAGGTCGCCTATTAtgagcgccggcgccgcggcacgtcgtcggctccgGACGCGGCCGCGTCTTCCccggtgctgccgccgatATCGCCTACGTGGCAGACGCCCTTAGTTGAGCTGAATCCGGATGTAGATGCCGTTCACAATGACATGGACATCTCACAGGATGGCAGCggtctcgtcctcgacggcaccgtcgccacCCCCTCGACCGGTCCTGGTCTGGATCAGCCTCGGACCGCCCGGTCTCAGTCAACCTTCTCCCCTATGTTAGAGAGGGTACGGACCGGGGCGGCAACTGTAAACACATCTACAACGTCTCCCGTGCGGTCCGGTAGGG CAATCGCCCCGGAATCGGCGCTATCCTCAAGCGAGACCTTTAGCTCCGAGATCAAGACCCTCCTCGTGTCCCGCTCAAACCCGGGgtccgccgccagcccgttcgccggcgccgccacgCCCGTCCCGCACATCGACCGGCGCGGGctcgaggccctggccgtcgGGCCGTGgcccgccgaggaggacgcccACGCCATGCTagacgtcgtcatcctcaacgTCGGCATCTCGCAGCAGCTCTTCGACGTCCGCGTCTTCTCGGATAACCTATCGACGCTGTACCACGAttcgtccgccgccgtcgccgccgcggacgtACGGCTGCCGGAGATctgggtcgtcgaggccttgCTGGTGTTTGCCGTCGGTCGTCTCCTGCAGGGTaaagacgacgagaccggcGACCTCCCCGGGACGGCGTACTTCCGCGAGGCGGTGAAGCGGACGCCTTTGCTGAGCGAGCTGCGCAGACACGGTGTCATGGGGGTTGAGGTcatggccttgacggcgttgtATCTCCAGATCACGGACCGCAAAGACGATGCGTACCTGCAT TCGAATACTGCATTGCGGCTGGCCATAAGCCACGGCATGCACCGCGCCAGCAGCGGCCAGAGCCTCCGGCGGCCCGAGAATGTCCACAAGAACAGGCTCTGGTGGTCCGTTTACATGCAAGAAAG GAGGCTATGCGCCGCCGGGGGGTATCCTATGTCCATCGAGGACTACGCCATTTCGACCAAGCCGCCATACGAGGTCCTCGGCTTCCCCTCCGCCACAGCCCTTGGGGTCAACGTCAAAGCGGCGAGGATCACGGGAAATATCACCACAA CAATCTACTCGCAAAAGGACGACCCAGAGGCCACCTTCATCAACAACGTCCAGGGCATCCTACACTCGCTGtacgaggtcgagaagacgatgccggccgagTACTCGATGGAGATCAAGCCGTCAGGCTTGACCGTGGCCGGGCGTCCGTTCATGGAggcgccaacgacgacgtcaaggacCAGCTCGAGCTTGTACGCCTCGGTGTACTCG GCAGTGATTCACACCGTCCGGCCTATCCTGCTCTACATGGCCCGCAACAGCCGGGACCCCGAGAGAGAAGGCTCCCAGAGCGAGGTGAGCCCGGCACTGGTCCGGCTCGCGGAGATctgcgtcgaggccgccagcaAGAGCCTCGTCATCCTACAAGAACTACGGAAGAAGGAGATTCTCG CAAAGAACGCCTtcctggacctcgacgccgctttctccgtcggcttcgtcttcgtgctcgtcgaggccgtcagcCCTGGCAAGGGACTCGGCttcaagggcgtcgaggggtCGAGGGCGATCCTCCGGtacctcgtcggcctcggcaaccGGGCCGCCGCGAGCCGCCTCGCCGATCTCGACCAGATGTGCGCGCACCTCTCGCTGTCTGTACGTCAACCAACGGGTCACACGCCACAGGaggaggcgtcgtcgtcatcgttcATGGATCTCCTGACGCAGCcattctccttctcgagcggCTATGGAAATGTCGAGGCGGGGGCTGGCGGAGTATCTCGCAGCGTCGTTGCGGGTGGGATAAGTAACCGAGAGAGCGATGCGAACGGGGGGGcggctgggggggggggctacGAGGACGCTTCACAACACGACTTCGGGCTGAGCGGTGCCGATTTGGCGAGTATacccctcgacggcgagaacAGCTTGTACTGGGTCTACCACACGCCGGGTTTCTCGTTcaccggcgtcgagcagACCGACTGGGAGGCGTTGGAGAACCAGATACCGTGGGGCAGCCAGCAGTGA
- a CDS encoding Putative aldehyde dehydrogenase domain, aldehyde/histidinol dehydrogenase: MADVFVKLQDKSLLVTSGLVAGEWKTGQDGKTFPVYEPSSATVLQECANLSRQDFVDAIESAKKGSANFHENEGRCSASGTTWSSPTPTINGKTFAEAWGEVVYAASFISWFAEEATRSYGDTIPSSYANTTVLTFKEPVGVCGIITPWNFPAAMITRKIAPAFAAGCSVIVKPPSETPFSALALAKLALAAGIPSDIIHVVPTKDREASMELANNPIVKKLSFTGSTGVGKMLTKAAAGTMKRVSMELGGNAPFIVFDDADIDQAVEGALICKFRCSGQTCVCANRLLVHEKVQEEFIEKLVKRVKQYKLGRGIDEGTTQGPLVNAAAVKKVDAHVRDALKKGAVLHTGGKAPEGLEGYFYEPTVISGVTAEMEVAHDETFGPLAAIFSFKTEAEAVELANATEYGLAGYFFSKDISRVMRVARRLECGMLGVNTGLISAAEAPFGGVKESGLGREGSKYGLAEYQNIKSVTIGNLGFH; this comes from the exons ATGGCAGACGTCTTCGTCAAGCTCCAGGACAAGAGCCTGCTGGTCACTTCCGGCCTGGTCGCCGGCGAGTGGAAAACCGGACAGGATGGCAAGACGTTCCCCGTCTACGAGCCCTCCAGCGCGACGGTGCTGCAGGAGTGCGCCAACCTGAGCCGACAGGACTTTGTCGACGCGATCGAGAGCGCAAAGAAGGGATCCGCGAATTTCCACGA GAATGAGGGGCGCTGCTCCGCAAGTGGTACGACCTGgtcatcgccaacgccgacgatT AACGGCAAGACTTTCGCCGAGGCCTGGGGCGAGGTGGTGTATGCCGCATCCTTCATCTCGTGgttcgccgaggaggcgacGCGGTCGTACGGCGACACGATCCCGTCGTCGTACGCCAACACGACGGTCCTGACGTTCAAGGAGCCCGTAGGCGTCTGCGGCATCATTACGCCGTGGAACTTCCCCGCGGCCATGATCACCCGCAAGATCGCGCCCGCGTTCGCCGCCGGGTgctccgtcatcgtcaagccGCCGAGCGAGACGCCCTTCAGCGCGCTGGCGCTCGCCAAGCTGGCCCTGGCCGCGGGCATTCCGTCCGACATCATCCACGTGGTGCCGACCAAGGACAGGGAGGCGTCTATGGAGCTGGCCAACAACCCCATCGTGAAGAAGCTTAGCTTCACCGGCTCGACGGGCGTCGGCAAGATGCTTACCAAGGCCGCTGCCGGCACCATGAAGCGCGTGAGCATGGAGTTGGGGGGTAATGCGCCGTTCATCGTGTTTGACGATGCAGACATTGaccaggccgtcgagggcgcgtTGATCTGCAAGTTCAGATGCTCCGGTCAGACTTGCGTG TGCGCCAACAGACTACTGGTCCATGAGAAGGTTCAAGAAGAGTTCATCGAAAAGCTCGTCAAGCGCGTCAAGCAATACAAGCTCGGCCGAGGCATCGACGAGGGCACCACCCAGGGACCCCtggtcaacgccgccgccgtcaagaagGTCGACGCCCACGTCCGAGACGCGCTCAAGAAGGGCGCCGTCCTCCACACGGGCGGCAAGGCgcccgagggcctcgaggggTACTTCTATGAGCCGACGGTCATCAGCGGGGTCACCGCGGAGATGGAGGTCGCGCACGACGAGACGTTCGGTCCGCTcgcggccatcttctccttcaagaccgaggccgaggcggtcgagctAGCCAACGCCACCGAGTACGGCCTCGCCGGGTACTTCTTCAGCAAGGACATCTCCCGCGTCATGCGCGTGGCGAGGCGGCTGGAGTGCGGTATGCTGGGGGTCAACACGGGCCTCatcagcgccgccgaggccccgttcggcggcgtcaaggagaGCGGGTTGGGCCGCGAGGGCAGCAAGTACGGCCTGGCGGAGTACCAGAACATCAAGTCAGTCACCATCGGCAACCTTGGCTTTCACTGA